From Bacillota bacterium, one genomic window encodes:
- a CDS encoding ECF transporter S component produces MSVIRRITQNFTMMSILLIPVAIGINLIGGAIAIALKLPIYLDSIGTVLTAVLSGPWVAAVAGFLTSVVATITIDPISLPFGLVQIAIALVAGALANRGWFDSVGKTIVSGLVIALTAAVAASPIVAYLFGGVTGAGSAFIVGYLLATGQQLLTSVFTAQILSDGADKVLSALVAYVIVRNMSERYKVQFRGAAR; encoded by the coding sequence ATGTCCGTGATACGTCGCATTACGCAAAACTTCACGATGATGTCGATCTTGCTCATCCCGGTCGCCATCGGCATCAACCTGATCGGCGGGGCTATCGCCATCGCCCTGAAGCTGCCCATCTACCTGGACTCCATCGGCACGGTGCTGACCGCCGTCTTGTCCGGTCCCTGGGTGGCCGCGGTGGCGGGCTTCCTGACGAGCGTGGTGGCCACGATTACCATCGACCCCATCTCGCTGCCCTTCGGCCTCGTGCAGATCGCTATCGCTTTGGTGGCCGGAGCGCTGGCGAACCGCGGCTGGTTCGACAGCGTAGGCAAGACCATCGTGTCCGGGCTGGTCATCGCCCTCACGGCCGCGGTGGCCGCATCGCCCATCGTCGCCTACTTGTTCGGCGGCGTTACCGGTGCGGGTTCGGCGTTCATCGTGGGCTACCTGCTGGCGACGGGGCAGCAGCTGCTGACTTCCGTCTTCACGGCGCAAATTCTGAGTGACGGCGCCGACAAGGTGCTGTCCGCGCTGGTGGCCTACGTGATCGTGCGCAACATGTCGGAGCGGTACAAGGTGCAGTTCCGCGGCGCGGCGAGGTAG
- a CDS encoding nucleoside hydrolase has translation MPLMKVLLDTDPGIDDSLAIMLALRSPELEVVGITTVSGNVPADQGARNAARILEYLGREEIPLYKGEDKPRVVELVTAQDTHGQDGLGETYLPEPKLGYKEGGVDFILSSLYEYPGDLTIIALGPLTNIAAALERDKEAFRNLKRLIVMGGAAKVHGNCSPVAEYNFWADPHAADYVFQNLSDIVMVGLDVTRQIVLTPNYRELLRQFDTPIARLVNKITRFYVDFHWKQERTLGCVINDPLAVAVAFAPDLVQTRPYYVQVETEGRSRGQSLVDFAGFYRRPPNAHVCLTVDAQRFMHLFLKRLCPEFAEDIDRYFAEPATISVPV, from the coding sequence GTGCCCTTGATGAAAGTTCTGCTCGACACCGATCCAGGCATCGATGATTCTCTAGCCATCATGCTCGCGCTGCGATCTCCTGAACTGGAGGTCGTGGGCATCACTACCGTCAGCGGCAACGTGCCGGCCGACCAAGGCGCCCGCAACGCGGCGCGGATTTTGGAGTACCTCGGGCGCGAGGAGATTCCGCTCTACAAGGGCGAGGACAAGCCGCGCGTCGTCGAGCTGGTGACGGCGCAGGACACCCACGGCCAGGATGGCCTGGGCGAAACGTATCTCCCCGAGCCGAAACTCGGCTACAAGGAAGGCGGCGTGGACTTCATCCTCTCGTCGCTGTACGAATACCCGGGGGACCTGACCATCATCGCCCTCGGGCCGCTGACGAACATCGCAGCGGCGCTGGAGCGGGACAAAGAGGCGTTCCGGAATCTCAAGCGGCTGATTGTCATGGGCGGCGCGGCCAAAGTGCACGGCAACTGCAGTCCCGTGGCGGAGTACAACTTCTGGGCCGACCCGCATGCCGCCGACTACGTGTTCCAGAACCTCAGCGACATCGTCATGGTCGGCCTCGACGTCACGCGGCAGATCGTGCTGACCCCCAATTACCGGGAGCTGCTGCGCCAGTTCGATACGCCCATCGCGCGCCTGGTCAACAAGATTACCCGCTTCTACGTGGACTTCCACTGGAAACAGGAACGGACGCTGGGCTGCGTCATCAACGATCCGCTGGCCGTGGCCGTGGCCTTTGCACCCGATCTGGTCCAGACCCGGCCGTACTACGTGCAGGTCGAGACGGAGGGGCGCTCGCGGGGCCAGTCGCTGGTCGACTTTGCCGGCTTTTACCGGCGCCCGCCCAACGCGCACGTCTGCCTGACCGTCGATGCCCAGCGTTTCATGCACCTGTTTCTCAAGCGGCTCTGCCCTGAATTCGCGGAAGACATCGACCGTTACTTTGCAGAGCCGGCGACGATTTCCGTTCCCGTATAG